Proteins found in one Aethina tumida isolate Nest 87 chromosome 1, icAetTumi1.1, whole genome shotgun sequence genomic segment:
- the LOC109596040 gene encoding uncharacterized protein LOC109596040 produces MATMMYPTLTKSQSMRSKRKSAVELLAESKPFYVKSEVVRDSTQVLPARPLSNFGGYGTYNRSKSVNVAGHGTNYRPTTLPQYMAVSPSRSLPPLSHRRSVHSTAPGAVGCATGGGDLLQNRLRQLLVCDSAEELSVEQMAPLSPPAEYAAQRCHKSLPDLHCRGAEPSSNKSSNKSLSNRDSGGSSGHYTQRSEPAPPPRQFSQQESRRDSGSSTQHSGGSSYYCCQEAECRTRGGGQPVYPPPPSTFKRQKCLRYKRDRPILRSKSDISDRYWRPSEPATSHLEQFFEQLGLTSDSYEEMLSGSRSSDSPVFFSDVSTVDSGRPVDNVDHCPAQTYRPTEPPSIVERNARIIKWLCNCRKSQLT; encoded by the exons ATGGCTACAATGATGTACCCCACGTTGACAAAGTCGCAGAGTATGCGTTCCAAACGCAAGTCGGCTGTCGAACTTTTGGCTGAAAGCAAGCCGTTTTACGTCAAGTCGGAAGTTGTCAGGGACTCAACACAAGTGCTTCCTGCTCGTCCCCTGTCCAACTTTGGAGGCTATGGCACGTACAACAGAAGCAAATCCGTCAACGTAGCTGGACATGGGACTAACTACAGACCCACTACTCTTCCACAAt atatgGCTGTGTCACCCTCGCGCTCTCTTCCCCCCTTAAGCCACCGTCGTTCCGTACATTCGACCGCTCCGGGTGCCGTGGGTTGTGCAACCGGAGGCGGCGACCTGCTGCAGAACCGCCTGCGTCAGCTGTTGGTCTGCGACAGCGCCGAAGAACTAAGCGTGGAGCAGATGGCACCGTTGAGTCCTCCCGCGGAGTATGCGGCACAGCGTTGTCACAAGAGTCTGCCCGACCTGCATTGTCGCGGTGCCGAGCCCAGCTCCAACAAAAGCAGCAACAAATCTTTGTCGAATAGAGACAGCGGCGGATCCAGCGGTCACTACACACAAAGGAGCGAGCCGGCACCACCACCCAGACAG TTTTCGCAACAGGAGAGCAGACGCGACAGCGGATCGAGCACTCAGCACAGCGGCGGCAGTTCGTATTATTGTTGCCAGGAGGCGGAATGCCGCACCCGTGGCGGAGGTCAGCCCGTCTATCCGCCGCCCCCATCTACCTTCAAACGACAAAAATGTCTGAGATATAAACGCGATCGGCCCATTCTCAGATCAAAATCTGACATCAGCGATAG GTATTGGAGACCGTCAGAGCCAGCCACAAGCCATCTCGAGCAATTCTTCGAACAACTGGGACTAACGAGCGACAGCTACGAGGAAATGTTGAGCGGAAGTCGTTCCTCTGACAGTCCGGTGTTCTTCTCGGACGTGTCTACGGTAGACAGTGGCCGACCGGTGGACAACGTGGATCACTGTCCTGCTCAAACGTATAGGCCCACCGAGCCGCCTTCCATCGTTGAAAGGAACGCGCGCATCATCAAATGGCTCTGCAACTGTCGTAAGTCGCAGCTAACGTGA
- the LOC109596032 gene encoding E3 ubiquitin-protein ligase synoviolin A has translation MRSLGISVLSLTLTTIVIANAYYQKKQFYPSVVYITKSNPSMAVIYIQAFICVWITGKIMRKIFFGQLRTTEFEHLMERSWYAITETCLAFTVFRDDFNPKFVALFTLLLFLKSFHWLAEDRVDYMERSPVISWLFHIRVLSLLLLLGSLDMYFIQHAYQSTVTKGASVQLVFGFEYAILITVVANIAIKYGLHSVDLNSDTPWDNKAVFLLYTELVMGLIKVILYVAFVAIMVRIYTLPLFAFRPMYYTIRNFKKAFSDVILSRRAIHNMNTLYPDATAEELRAADNVCIICREEMTTASKKLPCNHIFHTSCLRSWFQRQQTCPTCRLNILHTPTNNNDPRQNQRHRNAPPAGPVAAPGVPGGPNQPNPFFNPFLAGANPFQMFNPGAPNGGLPPQHPQQQQAAPAQPNNEQAGPAPPGASAPGSSNMRPPTNPVYPAFAFPPFPFLPFMAPPPVPPANLRTLSPEELRRMEGNEMENVEARIQCLRNIQIMLDAAIVMMQQYTVAASVSSQMPQGTSSSNQQQPPQPANTNDTAPTSSNSCGDGVQTSSSTSTACNGVTSTESAGTNSIPQANGESTSLSNSTMGEQTTSTPEEEVRRRRLQKFLLHEQQEAQPQ, from the exons atgaggTCGTTAGGTATATCTGTTCTTAGTTTAACGTTAACAACAATTGTGATAGCAAATGCATATTATCAAAAGAAACAGTTTTATCCTTCTGttgtatatataacaaaatctaATCCTAGTATGGCT gtaatttatattcaagctTTTATATGTGTATGGATAACTGGTAAAATAAtgaggaaaatattttttggtcaGTTACGAACAACTGAATTTGAG CACCTAATGGAACGTTCATGGTATGCCATAACAGAAACATGTTTGGCATTTACTGTGTTTCGGGATGATTTCAATCCAAAATTTGTTGCATTATTTACACTGTTACTATTTCTCAAGTCCTTTCATTGGCTGGCAGAGGACAGAGTTGATTAT ATGGAACGTAGTCCAGTAATTAGCTGGCTCTTTCACATACGAGTACTAAGCTTGTTGTTGCTACTTGGCTCTTTGGATATGTATTTCATTCAACATGCTTACCAATCGACCGTCACTAAAGGTGCTTCAGTCCAGCTTGTATTCGGCTTTGAATACGCTATACTTATCACAGTGGTAGCGAATATTGCAATTAAATACGGTCTGCACAGTGTTGATCTGAACAGTGATACACCATGGGACAACAAAGCTGTGTTCCTGTTGTACACAGAACTAGTTATGGGATTAATCAAG GTAATCCTGTATGTTGCATTTGTGGCGATTATGGTTCGCATATACACTCTGCCCTTGTTCGCGTTCAGACCCATGTATTACACTATACGAAATTTCAAGAAGGCGTTTAGCGATGTTATATTGTCGCGTCGTGCAATCCACAACATGAATACCCTTTATCCCGACGCTACAGCTGAGGAATTGAGGGCTGCCGACAACGTTTGTATTATTTGCAGAGAAGAGATGACCACAGCTTCTAAGAAATTACCATGCAACCACATATTCCACACCTCATGTCTCAG ATCCTGGTTCCAAAGGCAACAAACGTGTCCCACTTGTCGCCTCAACATTCTTCACACTCCGACCAACAATAACGACCCTAGACAGAATCAACGACACCGAAACGCACCGCCAGCCGGACCAGTAGCTGCTCCAGGAGTTCCCGGCGGCCCCAATCAACCGAATCCGTTTTTCAATCCGTTCTTAGCTGGCGCCAATCCATTCCAAATGTTTAATCCGGGAGCACCCAACGGTGGACTACCACCCCAACATCCACAACAACAa CAAGCTGCGCCTGCTCAGCCAAACAACGAACAAGCCGGTCCTGCTCCTCCAGGAGCCTCTGCACCGGGTTCGTCGAATATGCGTCCGCCTACCAATCCCGTGTATCCAGCTTTTGCGTTCCCACCGTTTCCGTTCCTACCTTTCATGGCACCACCTCCCGTACCACCTGCTAATTTAAGAACTCTTAGTCCCGAGGAGCTGCGTCGTATGGAAGGAAACGAAATGGAAAACGTCGAAGCGAGAATACAATGCTTGAGAAATATTCAG atcATGTTAGATGCCGCTATAGTGATGATGCAACAATATACTGTTGCGGCTTCGGTATCCTCGCAAATGCCCCAAGGCACGTCATCTTCAAATCAACAACAACCACCCCAACCAGCAAATACTAACGACACTGCACCAACATCATCCAACTCATGCGGAGACGGCGTTCAAACATCTTCATCAACCTCGACGGCCTGTAACGGCGTAACATCTACGGAATCAGCCGGGACAAACAGTATACCGCAAGCTAATGGAGAGAGTACCAG CTTGTCAAACTCGACCATGGGAGAGCAGACAACATCCACTCCAGAAGAGGAAGTACGAAGACGGAGACTTCAGAAGTTTTTGCTGCATGAACAACAGGAGGCTCAACCACAATAA
- the LOC109595729 gene encoding U6 snRNA-associated Sm-like protein LSm6, producing MNRKEALSSFIQQIHTRPVVVKLNSGVDYRGVLACLDGYMNIALEQTEEYVNGQLKNKFGDAFIRGNNVLYISTQKRRY from the exons atgaacaGAAAGGAAGCCCTATCATCgtttattcaacaaatacaCACTAGACCAGTTGTTGTTAAGTTGAACAGTGGCGTCGATTATCGAG gtgTTTTAGCCTGTCTAGATGGTTATATGAACATTGCACTTGAACAGACTGAAGAATATGTGAATGgtcaacttaaaaataaatttggtgaTGCGTTTATCAGGGGTAATAATGTACTATATATTAGTACACAAAAAAGAAGATATTAG
- the LOC109595561 gene encoding RING finger and CHY zinc finger domain-containing protein 1: MGDFASIPKTDGPPDESIKELGCTHYKRKCKFVSPCCGKIYVCRFCHDENENHVINRKEIKEVVCAVCELQQPIQANCEKCGALFGNYTCLTCNLFDDEDKKQFHCEGCGICRIGGADRFFHCGKCNMCLPVQLQDNHKCVENVSRSNCPVCLEDIHTSRIPCHIPNCGHLLHRTCFEQLLHSGMYACPLCQTSVMDMTELWKYLDNEIANTPMPSDYFNLMVEILCKDCHQKCVVKFHVLGHKCVHCGSYNTCRIKAERVPLEDPPTNNENPETSEDDEEVPANGC, from the exons ATGGGTGATTTTGCGTCAATCCCAAAAACTGACGGTCCACCAGATGAATCAATAAAAGAATTGGGATGTACACATTACAAAAGAAAATGCAAATTTGTc TCGCCTTGTTGTGGCAAAATATATGTGTGTCGTTTCTGCCACGATGAAAATGAAAACCATGTGATAAATAGGAAAGAAATTAAGGAAGTTGTTTGTGCAGTTTGTGAACTGCAACAACCTATTCAAGCCAATTGTGAAAAATGCGGTGCTCTATTTGGAAAT TATACATGTTTGACATGTAATCTCTTCGATGATGAGGATAAAAAGCAATTTCATTGTGAAGGATGTGGAATATGCAGAATTGGAGGTGCTGATAGATTTTTCCACTGTGGAAAGTGCAATATGTGTCTGCCTGTGCAGTTGCAAGACAATCATAAA tgtgtTGAAAATGTGTCAAGATCTAATTGTCCAGTGTGTTTGGAAGACATACATACTTCCAGAATACCTTGTCATATTCCCAATTGTGGCCACTTGTTGCACCGTACCTGTTTTGAGCAGCTTCTTCACTCTGGAATGTATGCCTGTCCTTTATGCCAAACATCTGTGATGGATATGACAGAATTATGGAAGTATCTAGATAATGAAATTGCCAATACCCCCATGCCTagtgattattttaatctaatgGTTGAAATATTATGCAAAGATTGCCACcag aaatgtgtGGTAAAATTTCATGTGCTTGGACATAAATGTGTTCACTGTGGATCCTACAATACATGCCGTAtaaaag ctGAGAGGGTGCCACTTGAAGATCCA